One Plasmodium cynomolgi strain B DNA, chromosome 12, whole genome shotgun sequence genomic region harbors:
- a CDS encoding hypothetical protein (putative) has protein sequence IGKKKKKDVTRTGEEEQKVNFLSPLKNDNSGNNKLPPTEGNNQLDETHKRSRERKNHQLKKKLVSKNSSLYSKATTSLLDYIKFLRSRTKERGKDRRGRISLRKGRAKVEEEKNNTTADMKKRTRISTRIATRIASKAVTQKDSQKASQTAPQTAPQTAVQRVSQMAAATARKSYDLHLVLSFSNQPNEEEIFTRLLHNELKFTDVLYLRNMFKQNENGEKTIASCNCVIVSQKKLLLLHEQNKMIPNYAYRNLKLHELLPQNKDHIKLVDHLSLANCLPDISFCFYMSHELMHTYLWVSHFDTSVHFEKIQKIVKVLHSRSFHVGSKNNRGDKFHKSLAYYLSPELEEALCVFASVQFMHHLREINAGGCESGHSYNLEGEGIHECERELINYYIRTCERGVSPMYGKNYRELKRIMKNYTLGDILHIIGDIKRARFYPVVTLRLLRAVISSIRVVS, from the exons atcggcaaaaaaaaaaaaaaggacgtgACACGAAcaggtgaagaagaacaaaaggtGAACTTTTTGAGCCCCCTGAAAAATGACAACTCGGGAAATAACAAA CTACCCCCTACCGAGGGGAACAACCAGCTCGACGAGACACACAAGCGAAGCAGGGAACGAAAAAATCACCAACTGAAGAAGAAACTGGTTTCCAAAAATTCGAGTCTATATAGCAAGGCAACGACGTCCCTCTTGGACTACATCAAATTTCTGAGAAGTCGGACcaaggaaaggggaaaagacaGGAGAGGCAGAATTTCTCTCCGCAAGGGGAGGGCAaaagtggaggaggaaaagaacaaTACAACCGCCGATATGAAGAAGAGAACGAGGATCTCCACTCGCATTGCGACCCGGATCGCTTCTAAAGCGGTTACTCAAAAGGATTCCCAAAAGGCTTCCCAAACGGCTCCCCAAACGGCTCCCCAAACGGCTGTCCAAAGGGTTTCCCAAATGGCCGCCGCGACAGCACGGAAGTCATACGATCTGCATCTCgtgctttccttttccaacCAACcgaacgaagaagaaatctTCACACGGTTGCTACATAACGAGCTCAAATTTACCGATGTGCTATACCTACGGAACATGTTCAAGCAAAATgagaatggagaaaaaaccATAGCATCGTGCAACTGTGTAATCgtgtcgcaaaaaaaattactcctTTTACATGAGCAGAATAAGATGATACCAAATTATGCATACAGAAATTTAAAGCTACACGAACTGTTGCCTCAAAATAAGGATCACATAAAACTGGTTGACCATCTCTCGTTAGCTAATTGCTTGCCagatatttcattttgcttttacaTGTCCCACGAGCTCATGCATACGTACCTATGGGTCTCACACTTTGACACATCTGtgcattttgagaaaatacaaaagatTGTAAAGGTGCTGCATTCGAGATCTTTTCATGTAGGGAGTAAGAACAACCGTGGCGATAAGTTCCACAAAAGTTTAGCTTATTATTTGTCTCCCGAGTTGGAGGAAGCCCTGTGCGTGTTCGCGTCCGTTCAGTTTATGCATCATTTGAGGGAGATTAACGCAGGAGGGTGCGAAAGTGGGCATTCTTATAATCTCGAAGGTGAAGGTATCCATGAGTGCGAACGAGAATTGATAAACTACTACATCAGGACATGCGAGCGAGGGGTATCCCCCATGTATGGCAAAAACTACCGAGAGCTAAAAAGAATTATGAAGAATTATACGCTGGGGGATATTCTGCACATCATTGGCGATATAAAGCGCGCACGCTTTTACCCGGTGGTAACTCTGCGATTACTGCGTGCTGTGATTTCCTCTATCCGTGTTGTAAGTTAA
- a CDS encoding chaperonin (putative) has protein sequence MSPQYKLENKIIRGPLTPLNEFVLIQKDEAYDTTEAGVFIGDTMRKNQYIGKILGVGTGAVNTKNGERVPIDIQVGDVVIFNPSDGTKLKYNDKECLLISNEEILAKINDASVEVRPDNITPFYDRVLIKLVDTNATSNSLIIMPESKNEKSTDGLVVAVGDGIYDSNNNKVPIDIRVNDYIKFSPFSNESCEFTYNGEKFTFVRARYIMAKY, from the exons ATGAGTCCTC agTACAAACTGGAGAATAAGATTATACGGGGTCCCTTGACTCCCCTGAATGAGTTCGTTTTGATTCAGAAGGATGAGGCGTACGATACCACTGAGGCAGGCGTCTTCATCGGTGACACG ATGCGAAAGAACCAATACATCGGAAAAATTCTTGGCGTGGGCACCGGAGCTGTCAACACCAAAAACGG CGAAAGAGTACCGATAGACATCCAGGTTGGCGATGTTGTGATATTCAACCCGAGCGATGGAACCAAA CTGAAGTACAACGACAAGGAGTGCCTGCTAATATCGAACGAAGAAATCCTGGCGAAAATCAACGATGCGTCCGTGGAGGTGAGACCAGACAACATCACCCCCTTCTATGACCGCGTGCTTATCAAATTAGTTGACACAAATGCAACGTCCAACTCGTTAATAATAATGCCTGAGTCCAAGAACGAAAAATCAACGGACGGACTTGTTGTAGCAGTTGGCGATGGTATTTACGACTCGAATAATAACAAAGTCCCAATCGATATACGTGTAAACGACTACATcaaattttctcccttctctAATGAAAGCTGTGAGTTCACGTATAACGGGGAGAAGTTCACCTTTGTGCGGGCAAGGTATATCATGGCCaagtattaa